A region from the Biomphalaria glabrata chromosome 14, xgBioGlab47.1, whole genome shotgun sequence genome encodes:
- the LOC106060025 gene encoding uncharacterized protein LOC106060025: MGTVLASLTANKDLFYGTHEVQVAEANTNPEKSSKRCARGCCSDDMVDVDKFTLEHLPIEYRHDDIFNLAQAIASLTVKLKVTFVSDSRPQFIPKTDSPYPLYDKRGSGDFISMGSGRVCDVVQQKGKGGDTCKCSGCKISPNPSKNWWTIKIFTATAVVYDSKEANQTSCTFFDHGGENDHNKFKISGCRCVWLDVEGDLCLLEIISCNKKLCELLFSTIKTFNVLWQRLNQTFKNLKATDERLIIIVSHPHGDHKRISVGHGVDIGTICNLGFSKYIYNAPTCLGSSGGPVYALGNNWFKTEYVHSGYRHDVDSPKHSPVYSKSHSEVLDPSNLSISFINAGKDSSQTESIFFTNTSCADKTETLAGAEYIPQTFPDIEKYVKYKGYSTRWY; encoded by the exons ATGGGGACAGTTTTAGCATCACTCACAGCCAATAAAGATTTGTTTTATg gTACACATGAAGTACAAGTTGCAGAGGCCAATACAAACCCTGAGAAATCATCCAAAAGGTGTGCAAGAGGATGCTGTTCAGATGACATGGTTGATGTAGACAAGTTTACTTTGGAGCACCTACCTATAGAATATCGCCATGATGACATTTTCAATTTGGCCCAAGCTATTGCAAGCCTTACAGTGAAGCTGAAAGTGACATTTGTGAGTGACAGCAGACCTCAATTCATTCCAAAAACTGATTCACCATATCCCTTATATGACAAACGAGGCTCTGGTGATTTTATCAGTATGGGAAGTGGTAGGGTGTGTGATGTTGTGCAGCAGAAAGGTAAAGGGGGTGACACATGCAAGTGCAGCGGATGCAAGATCTCTCCGAATCCTAGCAAGAATTGGTGGACTATCAAGATATTCACCGCCACTGCTGTGGTCTATGACAGCAAAGAGGCCAATCAGACATCATGTACTTTCTTTGACCATGGAGGTGAAAATGATCACAATAAATTTAAGATAAGTGGATGCAGGTGTGTTTGGCTTGATGTGGAAGGGGATTTGTGCTTGCTTGAGATCATTTCATGCAACAAGAAACTTTGCGAACTTCTCTTTTCAACTATCAAGACATTTAATGTTCTATGGCAGAGGCTAAATCAGACTTTCAAAAATCTTAAAGCTACAGATGAGAGATTGATAATTATTGTTTCTCACCCCCATGGTGATCACAAGCGTATCTCTGTTGGCCATGGTGTAGATATTGGAACCATCTGCAATCTTGGTTTCagcaaatatatttacaatgcCCCAACCTGCCTGGGATCAAGTGGAGGCCCTGTTTATGCCCTCGGCAACAACTGGTTCAAAACTGAATATGTTCACAGTGGTTACCGACATGACGTTGATTCACCTAAACACTCACCTGTCTATTCTAAAAGTCATTCTGAAGTTTTAGACCCATCAAATTTATCCATAAGCTTCATAAATGCAGGAAAAGATAGTTCTCAAACTGAAAGcatattttttacaaacacCAGTTGTGCTGATAAGACAGAGACCTTAGCAGGGGCAGAATACATTCCACAGACATTTCCTGATATTGAAAAATATGTCAAATATAAAGGATATAGTACTAGATGGTACTGA
- the LOC129922816 gene encoding uncharacterized protein LOC129922816 has product MQSELNFVPDMQSELNFVPDMQSELNFVPDMQSELNFVPDMQSELNFVPDMQSELNFVPDMQSELNFVPDMQSELNFVPDMQSELNFVPDMQSELNFVPDMQSELNFVPDMQSELNFVPDMQSELNFVPDMQSELNFVPDMQSELNFVPDMQSELNFVPDMQSELNFVPDMQTESIWSLEKQNKTKMHVSLLRVSMCTF; this is encoded by the coding sequence atgcagagtgagttgaactttgtaccagacatgcAGAGTGAATtgaactttgtaccagacatgcagagtgagttgaactttgtaccagacatgcagagtgagttgaactttgtaccagacatgcagagtgagttgaactttgtaccagacatgcagagtgagttgaactttgtaccagacatgcagagtgagttgaactttgtaccagacatgcagagtgagttgaactttgtaccagacatgcagagtgagttgaactttgtaccagacatgcagagtgagttgaactttgtaccagacatgcagagtgagttgaactttgtaccagacatgcagagtgagttgaactttgtaccagacatgcAGAGTGAgttaaactttgtaccagacatgcAGAGTGAgttaaactttgtaccagacatgcagagtgagttgaactttgtaccagacatgcagagtgagttgaactttgtaccagacatgcagagtgagttgaactttgtaccagacatgcAGACTGAGTCGATATGGTctttggaaaaacaaaacaaaacaaaaatgcacgTGTCTTTATTGCGTGTTTCAATGTGCACCTTCTAA